The Chlorocebus sabaeus isolate Y175 chromosome 16, mChlSab1.0.hap1, whole genome shotgun sequence genome window below encodes:
- the KRT13 gene encoding keratin, type I cytoskeletal 13 isoform X1, translated as MSLRLQSSSSSYGGGFGGGSCQLGGGRGVSSCSTRFVSGGSVGGYGGGVSCGFGGGAGSGFGGGYGGGLGGGFGGGYAGGFVDFAACDGGLLTGNEKITMQNLNDRLASYLDKVRALEEANADLEVKIRDWHLKQSPASPERDYSPYHKTIEELRDKILTATIENNRVILEIDNARLAADDFRLKYENELTLRQSVEADINGLRRVLDELTLSKTDLEMQIESLNEELAYMRKNHEEEMKEFSNQVVGQVNVEMDATPGIDLTRVLAEMREQYEAMAERNRRDAEEWFHAKSAELNKEVSTNTAMIQTSKTEITELRRTLQGLEIELQSQLSMKAGLENTVAETECRYALQLQQIQGLISSIEAQLSELRSEMECQNQEYKMLLDIKTRLEQEIATYRSLLEGQDAKMTGVPSSAGSVSPRSTSVTTTSSVSVTTTSNASGRRTSDVRRP; from the exons ATGAGCCTCCGCCTGCAGAGCTCCTCCTCCAGCTATGGAGGTGGTTTTGGGGGTGGCTCTTGCCAGCTGGGAGGAGGCCGCGGTGTCTCTAGCTGTTCAACTCGGTTTGTCTCTGGGGGATCCGTTGGAGGCTACGGAGGCGGCGTGAGCTGTGGCTTTGGTGGAGGGGCTGGTAGTGGCTTTGGAGGTGGCTACGGAGGTGGCCTTGGAGGTGGCTTTGGTGGGGGTTATGCTGGTGGCTTTGTTGATTTTGCTGCTTGTGATGGTGGCCTCCTCACTGGCAATGAGAAGATCACCATGCAGAACCTCAACGACCGCCTGGCTTCCTACCTGGACAAGGTGCGTGCCCTGGAGGAGGCCAACGCCGACCTGGAGGTGAAGATCCGTGACTGGCACCTGAAGCAGAGCCCAGCTAGCCCTGAGCGGGACTACAGCCCCTACCACAAGACCATTGAAGAGCTGCGGGACAAG ATCCTGACCGCCACTATTGAAAACAACCGGGTCATCCTGGAGATTGACAATGCCAGGCTGGCTGCGGATGACTTCAGGCtcaa gtATGAGAACGAGCTGACCCTGCGCCAGAGCGTGGAGGCTGACATCAACGGCCTGCGCCGGGTGCTGGATGAGCTCACCCTGTCTAAGACCGACCTGGAGATGCAGATCGAGAGCCTGAATGAGGAGCTGGCCTACATGAGGAAGAACCACGAGGAG GAGATGAAGGAATTCAGCAACCAGGTGGTCGGCCAGGTCAACGTGGAGATGGACGCCACCCCGGGCATTGACCTGACCCGTGTGCTGGCGGAGATGCGGGAGCAGTACGAGGCCATGGCAGAGAGGAACCGCCGGGATGCTGAGGAATGGTTCCACGCCAAG AGTGCAGAGCTGAACAAGGAGGTGTCTACCAACACTGCCATGATTCAGACCAGCAAGACAGAGATCACGGAGCTCAGGCGCACGCTCCAGGGCCTGGAGATTGAGTTGCAGTCCCAGCTGAGCATG AAAGCCGGGCTGGAGAACACGGTGGCGGAGACGGAGTGCCGCTATGCCCTGCAGCTGCAGCAGATCCAGGGGCTCATCAGCAGCATCGAGGCCCAGCTGAGCGAGCTCCGCAGTGAGATGGAGTGCCAGAACCAGGAGTACAAGATGCTGCTGGACATCAAGACGCGGCTGGAGCAGGAGATCGCCACCTACCGCAGCCTGCTCGAGGGCCAGGACGCCAA gATGACTGGTGTCCCTTCCTCAGCAG GAAGCGTCAGCCCTCGTAGCACCTCTGTTACCACAACTTCCAGTGTCTCTGTTACCACCACCTCTAATGCCTCTGGCCGCCGCACTTCTGATGTCCGTAGGCCTTAA
- the KRT13 gene encoding keratin, type I cytoskeletal 13 isoform X2 — protein MSLRLQSSSSSYGGGFGGGSCQLGGGRGVSSCSTRFVSGGSVGGYGGGVSCGFGGGAGSGFGGGYGGGLGGGFGGGYAGGFVDFAACDGGLLTGNEKITMQNLNDRLASYLDKVRALEEANADLEVKIRDWHLKQSPASPERDYSPYHKTIEELRDKILTATIENNRVILEIDNARLAADDFRLKYENELTLRQSVEADINGLRRVLDELTLSKTDLEMQIESLNEELAYMRKNHEEEMKEFSNQVVGQVNVEMDATPGIDLTRVLAEMREQYEAMAERNRRDAEEWFHAKSAELNKEVSTNTAMIQTSKTEITELRRTLQGLEIELQSQLSMKAGLENTVAETECRYALQLQQIQGLISSIEAQLSELRSEMECQNQEYKMLLDIKTRLEQEIATYRSLLEGQDANVSPRSTSVTTTSSVSVTTTSNASGRRTSDVRRP, from the exons ATGAGCCTCCGCCTGCAGAGCTCCTCCTCCAGCTATGGAGGTGGTTTTGGGGGTGGCTCTTGCCAGCTGGGAGGAGGCCGCGGTGTCTCTAGCTGTTCAACTCGGTTTGTCTCTGGGGGATCCGTTGGAGGCTACGGAGGCGGCGTGAGCTGTGGCTTTGGTGGAGGGGCTGGTAGTGGCTTTGGAGGTGGCTACGGAGGTGGCCTTGGAGGTGGCTTTGGTGGGGGTTATGCTGGTGGCTTTGTTGATTTTGCTGCTTGTGATGGTGGCCTCCTCACTGGCAATGAGAAGATCACCATGCAGAACCTCAACGACCGCCTGGCTTCCTACCTGGACAAGGTGCGTGCCCTGGAGGAGGCCAACGCCGACCTGGAGGTGAAGATCCGTGACTGGCACCTGAAGCAGAGCCCAGCTAGCCCTGAGCGGGACTACAGCCCCTACCACAAGACCATTGAAGAGCTGCGGGACAAG ATCCTGACCGCCACTATTGAAAACAACCGGGTCATCCTGGAGATTGACAATGCCAGGCTGGCTGCGGATGACTTCAGGCtcaa gtATGAGAACGAGCTGACCCTGCGCCAGAGCGTGGAGGCTGACATCAACGGCCTGCGCCGGGTGCTGGATGAGCTCACCCTGTCTAAGACCGACCTGGAGATGCAGATCGAGAGCCTGAATGAGGAGCTGGCCTACATGAGGAAGAACCACGAGGAG GAGATGAAGGAATTCAGCAACCAGGTGGTCGGCCAGGTCAACGTGGAGATGGACGCCACCCCGGGCATTGACCTGACCCGTGTGCTGGCGGAGATGCGGGAGCAGTACGAGGCCATGGCAGAGAGGAACCGCCGGGATGCTGAGGAATGGTTCCACGCCAAG AGTGCAGAGCTGAACAAGGAGGTGTCTACCAACACTGCCATGATTCAGACCAGCAAGACAGAGATCACGGAGCTCAGGCGCACGCTCCAGGGCCTGGAGATTGAGTTGCAGTCCCAGCTGAGCATG AAAGCCGGGCTGGAGAACACGGTGGCGGAGACGGAGTGCCGCTATGCCCTGCAGCTGCAGCAGATCCAGGGGCTCATCAGCAGCATCGAGGCCCAGCTGAGCGAGCTCCGCAGTGAGATGGAGTGCCAGAACCAGGAGTACAAGATGCTGCTGGACATCAAGACGCGGCTGGAGCAGGAGATCGCCACCTACCGCAGCCTGCTCGAGGGCCAGGACGCCAA CGTCAGCCCTCGTAGCACCTCTGTTACCACAACTTCCAGTGTCTCTGTTACCACCACCTCTAATGCCTCTGGCCGCCGCACTTCTGATGTCCGTAGGCCTTAA
- the KRT13 gene encoding keratin, type I cytoskeletal 13 isoform X3 yields the protein MSLRLQSSSSSYGGGFGGGSCQLGGGRGVSSCSTRFVSGGSVGGYGGGVSCGFGGGAGSGFGGGYGGGLGGGFGGGYAGGFVDFAACDGGLLTGNEKITMQNLNDRLASYLDKVRALEEANADLEVKIRDWHLKQSPASPERDYSPYHKTIEELRDKILTATIENNRVILEIDNARLAADDFRLKYENELTLRQSVEADINGLRRVLDELTLSKTDLEMQIESLNEELAYMRKNHEEEMKEFSNQVVGQVNVEMDATPGIDLTRVLAEMREQYEAMAERNRRDAEEWFHAKSAELNKEVSTNTAMIQTSKTEITELRRTLQGLEIELQSQLSMKAGLENTVAETECRYALQLQQIQGLISSIEAQLSELRSEMECQNQEYKMLLDIKTRLEQEIATYRSLLEGQDAKKRQPS from the exons ATGAGCCTCCGCCTGCAGAGCTCCTCCTCCAGCTATGGAGGTGGTTTTGGGGGTGGCTCTTGCCAGCTGGGAGGAGGCCGCGGTGTCTCTAGCTGTTCAACTCGGTTTGTCTCTGGGGGATCCGTTGGAGGCTACGGAGGCGGCGTGAGCTGTGGCTTTGGTGGAGGGGCTGGTAGTGGCTTTGGAGGTGGCTACGGAGGTGGCCTTGGAGGTGGCTTTGGTGGGGGTTATGCTGGTGGCTTTGTTGATTTTGCTGCTTGTGATGGTGGCCTCCTCACTGGCAATGAGAAGATCACCATGCAGAACCTCAACGACCGCCTGGCTTCCTACCTGGACAAGGTGCGTGCCCTGGAGGAGGCCAACGCCGACCTGGAGGTGAAGATCCGTGACTGGCACCTGAAGCAGAGCCCAGCTAGCCCTGAGCGGGACTACAGCCCCTACCACAAGACCATTGAAGAGCTGCGGGACAAG ATCCTGACCGCCACTATTGAAAACAACCGGGTCATCCTGGAGATTGACAATGCCAGGCTGGCTGCGGATGACTTCAGGCtcaa gtATGAGAACGAGCTGACCCTGCGCCAGAGCGTGGAGGCTGACATCAACGGCCTGCGCCGGGTGCTGGATGAGCTCACCCTGTCTAAGACCGACCTGGAGATGCAGATCGAGAGCCTGAATGAGGAGCTGGCCTACATGAGGAAGAACCACGAGGAG GAGATGAAGGAATTCAGCAACCAGGTGGTCGGCCAGGTCAACGTGGAGATGGACGCCACCCCGGGCATTGACCTGACCCGTGTGCTGGCGGAGATGCGGGAGCAGTACGAGGCCATGGCAGAGAGGAACCGCCGGGATGCTGAGGAATGGTTCCACGCCAAG AGTGCAGAGCTGAACAAGGAGGTGTCTACCAACACTGCCATGATTCAGACCAGCAAGACAGAGATCACGGAGCTCAGGCGCACGCTCCAGGGCCTGGAGATTGAGTTGCAGTCCCAGCTGAGCATG AAAGCCGGGCTGGAGAACACGGTGGCGGAGACGGAGTGCCGCTATGCCCTGCAGCTGCAGCAGATCCAGGGGCTCATCAGCAGCATCGAGGCCCAGCTGAGCGAGCTCCGCAGTGAGATGGAGTGCCAGAACCAGGAGTACAAGATGCTGCTGGACATCAAGACGCGGCTGGAGCAGGAGATCGCCACCTACCGCAGCCTGCTCGAGGGCCAGGACGCCAA GAAGCGTCAGCCCTCGTAG